From Kineosporia corallincola, one genomic window encodes:
- a CDS encoding tyrosine-protein phosphatase translates to MGTRHTAFGRLHNFRDLGGYRGLDGRTVGRGRLYRSDSLAKLEGADWERFLALGITTVIDLRYPWEIEAKGRVPSPELFHYANLSIEHRPYDQATIDPAVDPWRYLADRFAEVLEDGAAEIGQVIELIATDEGPVVFHCASGKDRTGLIAALVLSLLGVPDEEVLADFALTELATERLVADWRAAHPGRTSLWPGYGRAPARIMELVLADLRERYGSVERYLLEESGIGRDVLIALRERLLV, encoded by the coding sequence ATGGGCACTCGGCACACCGCGTTCGGGCGGCTGCACAACTTCCGCGACCTCGGTGGCTACCGGGGTCTTGACGGCCGGACCGTGGGCCGGGGGCGGCTCTACCGTTCGGACTCCCTGGCCAAGCTGGAGGGGGCCGACTGGGAGCGCTTCCTCGCGCTGGGCATCACCACCGTGATCGATCTGCGCTACCCCTGGGAGATCGAGGCGAAGGGACGCGTTCCCTCGCCGGAACTCTTCCACTACGCCAATCTCAGCATCGAGCACCGTCCCTACGACCAGGCCACGATCGACCCCGCGGTGGATCCCTGGCGCTACCTGGCCGACCGGTTCGCGGAGGTGCTGGAGGACGGGGCCGCCGAGATAGGCCAGGTGATCGAGCTGATCGCGACCGACGAGGGCCCGGTGGTGTTCCACTGCGCCTCGGGCAAGGACCGGACCGGGCTGATCGCGGCCCTGGTCCTGTCTCTGCTCGGGGTGCCGGACGAGGAGGTGCTCGCCGACTTCGCCCTCACCGAACTGGCCACGGAGCGGCTGGTGGCCGACTGGCGTGCGGCTCACCCCGGCCGGACGTCGCTGTGGCCTGGGTACGGGCGGGCTCCGGCGCGGATCATGGAGCTGGTGCTGGCCGATCTGCGGGAGCGGTACGGGTCGGTGGAGCGGTACCTGCTGGAGGAGTCGGGGATCGGACGTGACGTGCTGATCGCCCTGCGGGAGCGTCTGCTGGTGTGA
- the rpsN gene encoding 30S ribosomal protein S14, producing the protein MAKKSKIARDAQRREVVDRYAERRLELKRLSVNPHVGEAERAEAMAALHRLPRNASPTRLRNRDVVDGRPRGHLGRFGLSRVRFREMAHRGELPGITKSSW; encoded by the coding sequence ATGGCGAAGAAGAGCAAGATCGCCCGCGACGCTCAGCGCCGCGAGGTGGTGGACCGGTACGCCGAGCGCCGGCTGGAACTCAAGCGGCTGAGCGTGAATCCGCACGTGGGCGAGGCCGAGCGGGCCGAGGCGATGGCCGCCCTGCACCGGCTGCCGCGCAACGCCTCGCCGACCCGGCTGCGCAACCGGGACGTGGTGGACGGGCGCCCGCGCGGGCACCTGGGCCGGTTCGGGTTGTCCCGGGTGCGCTTCCGTGAGATGGCCCACCGGGGGGAGCTGCCGGGCATCACGAAGTCCAGCTGGTGA
- a CDS encoding GTP-binding protein, translated as MPDVPVLTVTSIDPVLRDSAVAALLLDLPDAVAVRHDITPDGRLHRVVHDWSGVLDRHTQSLDHGCLSCALRADLLPVLRGLITQDRPPRQIIVGLPVTSEPQPLVHAIQPATDGYGAGLVPGARVAAVIATASTASLLDDLFGDDLLAERGLELNPDDRRSVGESLATQLEHADVVLLDGVAGTRENDLLDHLIGTGRPRSLVTEVDTAGLLAVHRSPDDPRGDLLHLPATTAPDTPHVWSLDLHSHKPFHPARLHTELQALGDGPIRARGTFWLPGRPTVIGIWDGAGGQLSIGAAGTWPGGVRSTRLRVTGIGPQRDSVARAFSRALMTDREMEHGIGRWDGVDDGFGPWLGVDDSVEDDLSA; from the coding sequence ATGCCCGACGTCCCCGTCCTGACCGTCACCTCGATCGACCCGGTACTGCGCGACAGTGCCGTCGCCGCCCTGCTGCTCGACCTTCCGGACGCCGTGGCGGTGCGCCACGACATCACGCCGGACGGCCGTCTGCACCGCGTCGTCCATGATTGGTCCGGGGTGCTCGACAGGCACACCCAGTCACTGGATCACGGCTGTCTGTCCTGCGCCCTGCGCGCCGACCTGCTGCCGGTCCTGCGCGGCCTGATCACGCAAGACCGGCCGCCGCGACAGATCATCGTGGGCCTGCCCGTCACCAGCGAGCCACAACCGCTGGTGCACGCGATCCAGCCCGCCACCGACGGCTACGGCGCCGGCCTGGTGCCGGGTGCGCGGGTCGCCGCGGTGATCGCGACCGCCTCCACCGCAAGCCTTCTCGACGACCTGTTCGGTGACGACCTGCTCGCCGAGCGGGGCCTGGAACTCAATCCGGACGACCGCCGTTCGGTGGGCGAGTCCCTCGCCACCCAGCTGGAACACGCCGACGTCGTGCTGCTCGACGGCGTGGCCGGAACCCGCGAGAACGACCTGCTCGACCACCTGATCGGCACCGGACGGCCGAGATCCCTTGTCACGGAGGTGGACACGGCCGGTCTTCTCGCCGTCCACCGTTCGCCCGACGACCCGAGAGGCGACCTGCTGCACCTGCCCGCCACCACCGCGCCCGACACACCCCACGTCTGGTCGCTGGACCTGCACTCGCACAAGCCGTTTCACCCCGCCCGGTTGCACACCGAGCTCCAGGCACTGGGCGACGGCCCGATCCGGGCACGTGGCACCTTCTGGCTGCCGGGGCGTCCCACCGTCATCGGAATCTGGGACGGCGCGGGCGGGCAGCTGAGCATCGGTGCCGCCGGAACCTGGCCGGGTGGTGTCCGAAGCACCCGGCTGCGGGTGACAGGCATCGGCCCGCAACGGGATTCGGTCGCCCGGGCGTTCTCCCGGGCCCTGATGACGGACCGGGAGATGGAGCACGGGATCGGGAGATGGGACGGCGTCGACGACGGTTTCGGCCCCTGGCTGGGCGTCGACGACAGCGTCGAGGACGACCTCAGCGCCTGA
- a CDS encoding Ada metal-binding domain-containing protein has translation MGRGDERTRQMYTLLGAEGRSYRSDVPGLLGGHRRHKVYGRLDCPAALRAISKGGYVKYRVFFASEAVAVAAGYRPCGACLPARYRAWREASRSGEPS, from the coding sequence ATGGGCCGGGGGGATGAGCGCACCAGGCAGATGTATACGCTGCTGGGCGCCGAGGGCCGGTCGTATCGGTCGGACGTGCCGGGGCTGCTGGGTGGGCACCGGCGGCACAAGGTCTACGGGCGGCTGGACTGCCCGGCCGCGCTGCGGGCGATCTCGAAGGGTGGCTACGTGAAATACCGGGTGTTCTTCGCCTCCGAGGCCGTCGCGGTGGCCGCCGGCTACCGGCCGTGCGGTGCCTGTCTTCCGGCGCGGTACCGGGCGTGGCGCGAGGCGTCCCGCTCCGGGGAGCCGTCGTGA
- a CDS encoding alpha-ketoglutarate-dependent dioxygenase AlkB family protein encodes MSGAGALFGDELFARPRRELAPGAYWAPGWLTLEQQAWIVARFREWVQGPVPLRGAVVNGHEMSVKTVCLGWHWRPYRYSREAVDVNGNRVLGFPDWMVRLGRRALAEVDPDLAESYSPDTALVNYYDAQARMGMHQDKDEASSAPVVSLSIGDTCRFRFGNTENRGRPYEDIDLASGDLFVFGGPSRLAYHGIPKVYPGTAPQGCGLEEGRINITMRVTGLQG; translated from the coding sequence GTGAGCGGGGCGGGCGCGTTGTTCGGTGACGAGCTGTTCGCCCGGCCACGCCGTGAGCTGGCGCCGGGGGCGTACTGGGCGCCGGGGTGGCTCACACTCGAGCAGCAGGCCTGGATCGTGGCGCGGTTCCGGGAGTGGGTCCAGGGGCCGGTGCCGCTGCGCGGTGCCGTGGTCAACGGGCACGAGATGAGCGTGAAAACGGTCTGCCTGGGCTGGCACTGGCGTCCGTACCGCTACAGCCGGGAGGCCGTCGACGTGAACGGGAACCGGGTGCTCGGCTTTCCCGACTGGATGGTGAGGCTGGGGCGGCGGGCCCTGGCCGAGGTCGATCCGGATCTGGCCGAAAGCTATTCGCCCGACACCGCTCTGGTGAACTACTACGACGCGCAGGCGCGCATGGGCATGCACCAGGACAAGGACGAGGCGTCGTCGGCGCCGGTGGTCTCCCTGTCGATCGGTGACACCTGCCGATTCCGGTTCGGCAACACCGAGAACCGGGGCCGGCCCTACGAAGACATCGACCTGGCGTCGGGAGACCTGTTCGTGTTCGGCGGGCCGTCGCGGCTGGCCTATCACGGCATTCCGAAGGTCTACCCGGGAACCGCTCCGCAGGGGTGCGGGCTGGAGGAGGGGCGTATCAACATCACAATGCGGGTGACGGGGCTCCAGGGCTGA
- the rpmB gene encoding 50S ribosomal protein L28 has product MVTGAVPGFGHAISHSHRRTKRRFDLNIQTKRYWVPSLGRQVTLTLSARGIKTVDRRGIEAVVRDIQARGVRL; this is encoded by the coding sequence ATGGTCACCGGGGCGGTTCCCGGCTTCGGCCACGCGATCTCGCACTCTCACCGGCGCACCAAGCGCCGGTTCGACCTGAACATCCAGACCAAGCGCTACTGGGTGCCCTCGCTCGGCCGGCAGGTCACGCTGACCCTCAGTGCCCGCGGCATCAAGACCGTCGACCGGCGCGGCATCGAGGCCGTGGTGCGCGACATCCAGGCCCGGGGGGTGCGTCTGTAA